The following are encoded in a window of Rhodothermaceae bacterium genomic DNA:
- a CDS encoding Signal peptidase-like protein: MACGANGACGCSGSSLTGYGGCNDSCPSVQIFDWLPASSKNPGRDHCDLVEVVFKGRRRKVYQNKQKIPVHAGDDIIVSAQRGLDYGQVALTGELVHIRARQNPNYGQVLRLASSNDRSIHEENREAEKEALLAAKSTVGRRQLPIKLVDAEWQFDRKRLSIFYTSQTRVTMRPVISELCRHFETRVEFLRLSPREESARIGGLGVCGRELCCSSWMRQIPPVSASAAKKMHFPLTSERLTGRCGQLKCCLNYELEQYMKILEEFPRKNAKVDTSNGPGRVRSMNIFSRTVRVNLNNNLIEEFDLQDITYIKKKRPPQRSRKSAHTKSRSKRR, translated from the coding sequence ATGGCTTGTGGCGCAAACGGTGCGTGCGGTTGCAGCGGAAGTTCATTAACCGGCTACGGCGGTTGCAACGATAGTTGTCCGTCTGTGCAGATTTTTGACTGGCTTCCTGCATCCTCCAAGAATCCCGGTCGGGACCATTGTGATTTGGTCGAAGTCGTATTTAAGGGCCGACGCAGAAAGGTGTATCAAAACAAACAAAAAATACCTGTACATGCTGGCGACGACATTATTGTTTCTGCGCAGCGGGGACTGGATTACGGACAAGTTGCGCTCACTGGTGAGTTGGTACATATTCGTGCAAGACAGAACCCAAACTATGGCCAAGTCCTCCGCCTAGCCTCTTCAAATGATCGGAGTATTCACGAGGAGAATAGGGAGGCTGAAAAAGAAGCCCTGCTCGCTGCGAAATCAACTGTTGGGAGACGGCAACTTCCCATCAAACTTGTGGATGCAGAATGGCAGTTTGATCGAAAGCGGCTATCCATCTTCTATACTTCCCAAACTCGGGTTACGATGCGACCGGTCATTAGTGAACTCTGCCGGCACTTTGAGACACGTGTCGAATTCCTTCGCTTGAGCCCTCGCGAAGAATCTGCTCGGATAGGTGGCCTTGGTGTGTGTGGGCGAGAGCTCTGTTGTTCTTCCTGGATGCGACAAATTCCACCGGTATCCGCTTCGGCCGCAAAAAAAATGCACTTTCCCCTCACTAGTGAAAGATTGACGGGACGATGTGGGCAACTGAAATGCTGCCTGAATTACGAGCTTGAGCAGTATATGAAAATACTTGAGGAATTCCCTCGAAAAAACGCAAAAGTGGATACCTCCAATGGTCCTGGGCGAGTCCGGAGCATGAATATTTTCTCCCGCACGGTCCGCGTAAACCTTAACAATAATCTGATTGAGGAATTTGACCTCCAGGACATCACGTACATCAAGAAGAAGCGGCCACCGCAGCGTAGTCGTAAATCCGCACACACAAAAAGTCGATCAAAGCGGCGCTAA
- a CDS encoding recombinase family protein has product MNKESQYRQYDLRLRALALGWPEDRIDIIDEDQGKSGASTAQRTGFQDLRARVGAAEVGIILSLEVSRLCRNNAEWHQLLRIAEVSDTLILDEHGIYDARDLNDWMGMGIKGQLSEYELRNIRARMIGGQRSKARRGELKLPLAIGLVYTATDQVILDPDQSIREAIELVFRTFRRLQSAMQVTKWFRRKGIRLPSRPRTGSRALCWSVPTYSQIQRILRNPRYAGCYAYGRTKCRQRADGSMQFAKLPMDQWMVCIPEAHPGYIFWEEYQQNRKTLQANAASFLQGDRVPSPRKGTALLHSRIICGISGHRMQVSYTSRKDRPLEPKWYYLCKENRVRRGTCTCQSMRGDVLDAAVGTFVVAAVNRENLALSLMVREQVRTDFEVADRQRKHHIEALRHQVELARRRFMELDPSNRLVASTLEADWEAQLKLHEAAV; this is encoded by the coding sequence ATGAATAAGGAAAGCCAGTACCGTCAATATGATTTGCGTCTGCGTGCCCTTGCTCTGGGCTGGCCGGAGGATCGAATCGACATCATTGATGAGGATCAGGGAAAGTCCGGGGCCAGTACCGCCCAGCGTACGGGCTTTCAGGACCTGCGCGCACGGGTCGGGGCAGCCGAGGTCGGCATCATTCTGAGTCTGGAAGTTTCTCGCCTGTGTCGAAACAATGCCGAGTGGCATCAATTGCTTCGGATTGCTGAGGTGTCTGACACGCTGATTCTGGACGAACACGGGATCTACGATGCCAGAGATCTCAACGACTGGATGGGGATGGGGATCAAGGGACAGCTTTCGGAATATGAACTGCGCAACATTCGCGCGCGCATGATTGGAGGCCAGCGCAGCAAGGCGAGGCGGGGAGAATTAAAACTTCCCTTGGCGATTGGGCTGGTCTACACCGCAACCGATCAGGTGATTCTGGATCCAGATCAATCGATCCGCGAAGCAATAGAGTTGGTGTTCCGCACCTTTCGGCGCCTCCAATCCGCCATGCAGGTCACCAAATGGTTTCGAAGGAAGGGCATTCGCCTTCCTTCGCGTCCTCGAACCGGCAGCCGGGCGCTTTGTTGGAGCGTCCCGACGTACAGTCAAATTCAGCGAATCCTGCGCAATCCCCGATACGCAGGATGCTATGCCTATGGTCGGACCAAGTGCCGGCAACGTGCAGACGGGTCGATGCAGTTTGCCAAACTTCCGATGGATCAGTGGATGGTGTGTATTCCTGAAGCCCATCCAGGATATATCTTCTGGGAGGAATACCAGCAAAATCGGAAGACCCTCCAGGCGAACGCGGCCAGTTTTCTGCAGGGGGACCGGGTACCCTCTCCACGAAAAGGGACGGCCCTGCTCCATTCCCGGATTATTTGTGGCATTTCCGGGCATCGGATGCAGGTGTCCTATACCAGCCGGAAAGACCGGCCTTTGGAGCCGAAGTGGTATTATTTGTGCAAGGAGAATCGGGTCCGACGCGGGACGTGTACCTGTCAGAGTATGCGGGGAGATGTGCTGGATGCCGCGGTAGGTACCTTTGTGGTCGCCGCCGTCAATCGGGAGAATCTGGCCCTTTCGCTGATGGTACGCGAGCAGGTGCGCACCGACTTTGAGGTGGCCGATCGGCAGCGAAAGCATCACATTGAGGCCCTACGGCATCAGGTGGAACTGGCCCGCCGAAGATTCATGGAGTTGGATCCGTCCAATCGCCTGGTGGCTTCAACCCTGGAGGCGGATTGGGAGGCGCAGTTAAAACTCCACGAAGCGGCGGTTTAG
- a CDS encoding DNA topoisomerase 4 subunit A, with product MDHTDSAPLHELANSRYLNYALSVITSRALPDIRDGLKPVQRRILYAMFAGLRLYPDARYRKSATIVGDTMGKYHPHGDSAIYDAMARMAQAFSLRDPLVDGHGNFGSIDGDRPAAMRYTEAKLRPLAMTFLEELRQNTVPFRPNFDATLSEPVVLPARVPNLLVNGATGIAVGMATSIPPHNLGEVVSGAIYMVESLLRRSKHSWPANALNRLLDRYITGPDFPTGGRMMNSKEELHQIYKKGEGAIILRGTYLVERKSKVVITSIPYAINKSDLVEKIANLIGDGRVPQLLDIRDESTDDIRIVMDLKRGANVEAAMGYLYKYTPLESRFQVNLTCLLPTTNPQICEPKRINLQEALEYFLEFRLEVVTQRLRYELRQLEERIHILDGFDIIFDDLDEAIRIIRASKNKADGSQRLRHRFILSEPQANAILETMLYRLSQLEIDAVRDELKVKQIRAKEIRELLADELARWKLVRNELKEVRQKFSTDRRTILASGDEGLYEYSEEDFIVDEDTVVIVTRAGWIKRQGSYTEIQSIRIREGDEVGWVLGTGTRFTVVLWTNFGRAYTVRANDIVSTTGHGIPLQKLFDFKDKERVVGAIPCDPRVLRAGKVSDEEDVSALGYLVAVTSKGMVLRQQLQLFSDVSTRKGRLCMRLSEGDEVSGVWPVVGDDFVCLVSQKGRALIFPTEEIPLISGPGKGVIGMRVGAEDILIGANVSAQVREGVAVETPRGRQEIIRRTKYEVARRGGKGRKIIQRGELTPGAVEPHEIPLP from the coding sequence ATGGACCATACAGATTCTGCGCCACTTCATGAACTTGCAAATTCGAGATATCTGAATTATGCGCTGTCGGTGATTACCAGTAGAGCACTACCAGATATTCGGGATGGGTTGAAGCCGGTGCAGCGCCGGATCCTGTATGCAATGTTTGCAGGTCTTCGACTGTACCCCGACGCAAGGTACAGAAAGAGTGCGACCATCGTTGGGGATACCATGGGGAAGTATCATCCTCACGGAGACAGTGCAATCTATGATGCAATGGCACGGATGGCACAGGCCTTCTCTCTGCGCGACCCGTTGGTGGACGGACACGGCAACTTTGGATCTATTGATGGGGATCGGCCCGCCGCCATGCGGTATACAGAGGCAAAATTGCGCCCCCTGGCGATGACCTTTCTTGAGGAACTCCGTCAGAATACCGTTCCATTCAGGCCAAATTTCGACGCAACCTTATCAGAGCCGGTAGTGCTGCCCGCGCGTGTTCCGAATCTACTGGTCAATGGTGCTACTGGCATTGCAGTTGGAATGGCGACCAGCATCCCTCCCCACAACCTTGGTGAGGTTGTGAGTGGAGCCATCTACATGGTAGAGTCTTTGCTTCGGCGGTCAAAGCATTCCTGGCCGGCAAATGCGCTGAACCGTTTGCTGGACCGCTACATTACCGGACCGGATTTTCCGACCGGCGGGAGAATGATGAATTCCAAAGAGGAGTTACATCAGATCTACAAGAAGGGGGAAGGGGCGATTATTCTGAGAGGTACTTATCTGGTTGAACGTAAATCAAAGGTGGTCATCACCTCCATTCCCTATGCCATCAACAAAAGTGATTTGGTTGAGAAAATCGCCAATCTTATCGGGGATGGTCGAGTTCCGCAGTTATTGGATATTCGGGATGAATCCACGGATGATATTCGGATTGTGATGGATCTGAAGCGCGGAGCGAACGTGGAGGCAGCCATGGGTTATCTCTACAAGTACACGCCATTGGAGTCGCGATTCCAAGTCAACCTGACGTGTCTTCTCCCAACGACGAATCCACAGATTTGTGAACCGAAACGGATTAATCTGCAGGAAGCCCTAGAGTATTTCTTGGAATTTCGGCTCGAGGTGGTTACACAAAGGCTGCGATACGAGTTGCGGCAACTCGAGGAGAGGATTCATATTCTTGATGGTTTTGACATCATCTTTGATGATCTGGATGAGGCAATCAGGATTATCCGGGCCTCAAAGAATAAGGCGGACGGGTCACAGCGCTTGCGCCACCGGTTTATACTTTCCGAACCTCAAGCGAATGCCATTCTCGAAACAATGCTCTACAGGCTCTCACAGCTGGAAATCGACGCAGTACGAGATGAGCTCAAAGTCAAGCAGATACGGGCCAAGGAGATCCGGGAGTTGCTGGCCGACGAGCTTGCACGTTGGAAGCTGGTTCGGAATGAACTAAAGGAAGTACGGCAGAAGTTTTCCACCGACCGACGTACGATACTGGCTTCGGGGGATGAAGGGCTCTATGAGTATTCCGAAGAAGACTTTATCGTGGATGAGGATACTGTGGTGATCGTGACTCGTGCTGGTTGGATTAAAAGACAGGGGTCCTATACCGAGATTCAGTCTATTCGTATTCGAGAAGGAGATGAAGTAGGATGGGTACTGGGCACTGGAACACGCTTTACAGTGGTACTTTGGACAAATTTTGGACGGGCCTACACGGTCCGAGCCAACGATATTGTCAGCACGACCGGACATGGGATTCCGCTGCAGAAGTTATTTGATTTTAAGGATAAGGAGCGGGTTGTCGGTGCGATTCCTTGCGATCCCAGAGTATTGCGAGCGGGCAAAGTATCAGACGAGGAGGACGTTTCTGCCTTAGGGTATCTCGTGGCGGTCACCTCCAAGGGGATGGTTCTTCGACAGCAATTACAACTATTTTCTGATGTATCAACACGTAAGGGAAGGTTGTGTATGCGTCTGAGTGAAGGAGATGAAGTTTCTGGCGTATGGCCGGTTGTCGGGGATGATTTTGTTTGTTTAGTCTCCCAAAAGGGGCGTGCACTAATTTTCCCAACAGAGGAGATTCCCTTGATAAGTGGACCTGGGAAAGGAGTCATCGGAATGCGTGTGGGTGCGGAAGATATCCTGATTGGAGCCAATGTCAGCGCCCAGGTACGCGAGGGAGTTGCTGTCGAAACCCCGCGCGGGCGGCAGGAGATTATTCGTCGAACCAAATATGAAGTCGCCCGCAGAGGCGGTAAAGGGCGCAAGATTATCCAGCGGGGAGAGCTAACACCCGGCGCGGTCGAACCGCACGAAATTCCTTTGCCATGA
- a CDS encoding DNA polymerase III subunit delta', translated as MHWDSIIGQGKVVELLRRSVDSGRVAHAYLFHGMEGTGKRAVALAFARELQCEGCNGSEPCTSCRQAAQLEHPDIHVLIPEPSDAKPRDVAERIALLAEDPYAAVDFVRAPTLGSGKSAPEKLKQAFYSVERINLHLRQKMMMRPLRGRYRIAIITDADTIREQAANTFLKLLEEPGPDTLFILTTSRKDLLLQTILSRCQHVAFENLSPDTISRALRERKGIEIELAEIVANMSQGSYLRALELTQSEELRRDRDRVLTFLRLAFTERFVQQTNLIAEISQSSRDRIRNLLRLLLSWIRDVALYREIGEDAPITNRDQKQEISKFSQNLQSADLDAMSCLIEEALLLSESNVNTTLLLMNLSLSLGKAMRSPHSGKLFKPLTSLHPIS; from the coding sequence ATGCACTGGGATAGTATTATCGGCCAGGGGAAGGTGGTTGAGCTCTTGAGACGTTCCGTAGATTCTGGACGTGTGGCTCACGCGTATCTGTTTCATGGCATGGAGGGTACTGGAAAGCGTGCAGTTGCCCTAGCATTTGCACGAGAATTGCAGTGTGAAGGCTGCAACGGGAGCGAACCTTGCACATCTTGTAGGCAGGCAGCCCAATTGGAGCACCCTGATATACATGTTTTGATTCCTGAACCCAGTGATGCCAAACCCCGGGATGTAGCCGAACGGATTGCGCTACTGGCTGAAGATCCATACGCGGCGGTAGATTTTGTTCGCGCTCCTACATTGGGATCTGGAAAAAGTGCACCCGAAAAACTTAAGCAAGCATTTTATTCTGTCGAGCGAATCAACCTGCATTTACGTCAAAAGATGATGATGCGCCCCCTGAGGGGAAGATATCGCATAGCAATCATTACCGATGCAGATACTATTCGCGAGCAGGCCGCAAATACATTCCTGAAACTTCTTGAAGAGCCTGGCCCTGACACGCTGTTCATCCTGACGACATCCCGAAAAGACCTACTTTTGCAGACGATCCTATCACGCTGCCAGCACGTGGCATTTGAGAATCTCTCGCCGGATACGATCTCTCGAGCGTTACGCGAGCGCAAAGGAATTGAGATTGAGCTTGCAGAAATTGTGGCGAATATGTCTCAGGGCTCCTACCTGCGTGCTCTGGAGCTGACTCAGAGCGAAGAACTCCGACGTGACCGTGACCGAGTTTTAACATTTCTGCGTCTGGCCTTCACAGAAAGGTTTGTTCAGCAAACGAATCTCATCGCAGAGATCAGTCAGTCCAGTCGGGATCGTATCAGGAATTTGCTTCGGCTTCTGTTGAGTTGGATCCGTGATGTTGCATTGTACCGGGAGATCGGAGAAGATGCACCGATCACAAATCGTGACCAGAAACAGGAAATTTCAAAGTTCAGCCAGAATCTTCAAAGTGCCGACCTGGATGCAATGTCTTGTCTCATTGAAGAAGCACTTCTGTTGAGTGAATCGAATGTGAATACAACATTATTGCTGATGAACCTATCACTGAGCCTGGGCAAAGCCATGCGAAGCCCACATAGCGGCAAGTTATTTAAACCCCTTACGAGCCTCCATCCAATTTCATAG
- a CDS encoding Na+:solute symporter, translating to MNMTPLDWTIVGLYFLIVLGIALYYSKRAGQNTSEFFLSGRRMTWWLAGISMVATTFAADTPMAVTELVAQNGIAGNWIWWNFAFGGMLTVFFFARLWRRCGIQTDVEFVEVRYTGSAAAWLRGIKAVYFGLLLNIIIIGWVSLAMETAINVLWPELTIFGHTTVSIGGLTMSAALVIVSLLVVLVSVFALLSGLWGVAVTDVMQFILAMIGSILMAIFVLRIPEVGGIAGLKSHLPAETFRFFPTIGEASGAVAAFALSIPAFVAFIGIQWWSSWYPGSEPGGGGYSAQRMMGTASERDATFSALLFTIAHYCIRPWPWIIVALASLVLYPDLTHSREGFILVMRDVLPIGVLGIVFAAFLAAFMSTISTQLNWGVSYLVNDFWRRFVNPDRSERHYVFVSRTLTFIVGLLSILLATQLESISQAWTLIITASAGLGTVLILRWYWWRINAWSELVATLAPIVMVLLTLLGVPIPGIQEPFPSNLFVVVGVTTALWLIATFLTKPTDPSTLEAFYTLVRPAGPGWRPIAALHPDIQPDATISSMARQWCAGIALVYACLFSAGYLILGNTLAGILMLLVAIASTLYLRWTFDQNKAH from the coding sequence ATAAACATGACACCACTTGACTGGACTATTGTAGGTCTTTATTTCCTGATTGTCCTTGGGATTGCCCTGTATTATTCGAAACGTGCCGGGCAGAATACTTCTGAATTTTTCCTGAGTGGACGACGGATGACTTGGTGGCTGGCCGGAATCAGTATGGTTGCAACCACTTTTGCGGCAGATACACCAATGGCCGTAACAGAACTTGTGGCTCAGAATGGCATTGCCGGCAACTGGATTTGGTGGAATTTTGCCTTTGGCGGTATGCTGACTGTGTTCTTTTTTGCACGTTTGTGGCGACGATGCGGAATTCAGACAGATGTGGAGTTCGTGGAGGTTCGCTACACAGGATCGGCCGCCGCCTGGCTTCGCGGAATTAAGGCCGTATACTTTGGCCTGCTACTGAACATCATCATTATTGGCTGGGTCTCGCTTGCAATGGAAACGGCCATCAATGTCTTATGGCCGGAATTGACCATCTTCGGGCATACTACGGTCTCGATCGGTGGACTTACGATGAGTGCTGCACTGGTGATTGTCAGTCTACTTGTGGTACTGGTTTCCGTTTTTGCACTGCTATCTGGCTTGTGGGGAGTAGCAGTCACCGATGTGATGCAATTCATATTAGCCATGATTGGCTCAATCCTGATGGCAATATTTGTGCTTCGTATTCCCGAAGTAGGGGGAATTGCCGGCCTGAAATCACACTTGCCGGCAGAAACATTTCGCTTCTTTCCTACGATCGGGGAAGCGTCTGGAGCTGTAGCAGCTTTTGCGCTGTCGATCCCCGCTTTCGTTGCCTTCATTGGAATTCAGTGGTGGAGCAGTTGGTATCCGGGTTCTGAACCTGGTGGTGGTGGATACAGTGCACAGCGCATGATGGGAACTGCCAGCGAGCGAGATGCGACTTTTTCAGCCCTTTTATTCACCATCGCTCACTACTGCATCCGCCCATGGCCATGGATTATTGTTGCTCTGGCTTCACTGGTCCTCTACCCTGATCTTACCCACTCACGAGAAGGGTTTATCCTAGTCATGCGAGACGTGTTACCGATTGGGGTACTCGGGATTGTATTTGCGGCATTTTTGGCTGCATTCATGAGTACGATTTCAACCCAATTGAATTGGGGCGTTTCCTACCTAGTGAATGACTTTTGGCGCAGATTTGTGAATCCTGACCGTAGTGAGCGTCATTATGTTTTCGTTTCGCGAACTCTCACGTTCATTGTGGGATTGCTGAGCATTCTTCTGGCCACCCAACTTGAATCTATCAGTCAGGCATGGACATTGATTATCACGGCATCTGCAGGACTCGGGACGGTACTGATCCTTCGCTGGTACTGGTGGCGGATTAATGCCTGGAGTGAACTCGTGGCAACCCTGGCTCCGATTGTGATGGTCCTACTAACATTGTTGGGGGTTCCGATTCCCGGAATTCAGGAACCCTTCCCATCCAACTTATTTGTTGTCGTGGGGGTGACCACGGCTCTCTGGCTTATAGCTACCTTCTTGACAAAACCGACAGATCCGTCTACTCTCGAGGCCTTTTATACCCTGGTTCGACCCGCGGGTCCTGGCTGGCGCCCGATTGCTGCTCTACATCCAGATATACAACCGGATGCGACCATTTCTTCTATGGCACGTCAATGGTGTGCCGGAATTGCACTGGTCTATGCCTGTCTTTTTTCGGCAGGTTATTTGATCCTTGGAAACACTTTGGCCGGGATTCTGATGCTGCTTGTGGCAATCGCTTCGACCCTCTATTTAAGATGGACGTTTGATCAAAACAAGGCCCATTGA
- a CDS encoding co-chaperone GroES encodes MSELIIVGDRVLIRPDSGEQQTESGLVLPASVAERDRIGSGRIEQVGPGHLIPNPDYSDSEPWAEPKKIGRYLPLEANVGDLAFYQRKEAIEFTYKQTKFFIVPHHAILALVRPDHEDVISELLDSNRP; translated from the coding sequence ATGTCGGAGTTGATTATTGTCGGCGATCGCGTACTCATCAGACCCGATAGCGGTGAACAGCAGACCGAATCTGGGCTGGTTTTACCGGCATCCGTGGCTGAACGTGACCGAATTGGATCAGGGCGTATCGAACAAGTCGGTCCTGGTCATCTTATCCCAAATCCTGACTATTCTGATAGTGAACCCTGGGCAGAACCAAAAAAGATCGGAAGATATCTGCCTCTGGAAGCGAATGTCGGCGATTTGGCTTTCTATCAGCGCAAGGAAGCAATCGAATTCACTTACAAACAAACGAAATTCTTCATCGTGCCCCATCACGCCATCCTTGCTCTGGTCAGACCAGATCATGAAGACGTAATCAGTGAACTTCTCGATTCAAATCGGCCCTAG
- a CDS encoding transposase, whose amino-acid sequence MTYELFPGNTADIKTLEPAMLRLKEQFDLDQMIVVTDAGMLSQENLSLLQSLGCDFVVAARLRSLNQVHTKAIVGEQSWTMLSTGRKVSEHTLGGRRLILRYCPKKAARDVHTRDQAVEKVKKRLAQGVKGVGRSGRFLKVDPQGVRLDEAAIARDQNYDGLHGVWTSLKDMTPEQVYTHYGELWRIEEGFRVMKHTMAVRPMFHWVERRVRAHVAICFVAFALLRILCHRYNTLFGAKQRLSEGQILAELSQVQASLIRDRGTDAEYLLPSKARDEAIRLYHAVGQKLPRQTVLFKPGSTA is encoded by the coding sequence GTGACCTACGAGCTCTTTCCCGGCAATACGGCGGATATCAAGACGCTGGAACCGGCCATGTTGCGTCTGAAAGAACAATTTGATTTGGATCAGATGATTGTGGTGACCGATGCGGGCATGTTGAGTCAGGAGAATCTGTCGTTGTTGCAGAGTCTGGGCTGTGACTTTGTAGTGGCGGCGCGGCTGCGCTCCTTGAACCAGGTACACACCAAGGCCATAGTTGGGGAGCAATCCTGGACGATGCTCTCCACCGGGCGCAAGGTGAGTGAACACACGCTGGGCGGGCGGCGATTGATTCTTCGCTATTGTCCCAAGAAAGCGGCCCGCGATGTCCATACGCGGGACCAGGCGGTGGAGAAGGTGAAAAAGCGATTAGCGCAGGGCGTGAAGGGTGTGGGCCGCAGCGGTCGCTTTCTGAAGGTAGACCCACAGGGCGTACGCTTGGATGAGGCCGCCATTGCCCGAGATCAGAATTATGATGGACTCCATGGCGTCTGGACGAGTTTGAAGGACATGACGCCCGAACAGGTGTATACGCATTATGGCGAGTTATGGCGGATTGAAGAAGGCTTCCGCGTGATGAAGCACACCATGGCGGTTCGGCCCATGTTTCACTGGGTCGAGCGCCGGGTGCGTGCGCATGTCGCCATTTGTTTTGTGGCCTTTGCGCTGCTGCGCATTCTATGCCACCGGTACAATACCCTCTTTGGCGCAAAACAACGACTGAGCGAGGGACAGATCCTGGCCGAACTCAGCCAAGTGCAGGCCTCGCTCATTCGCGATCGCGGCACCGACGCAGAATATCTCCTACCCTCCAAGGCCAGGGATGAAGCGATTCGACTCTATCATGCCGTGGGTCAAAAACTCCCACGACAGACCGTCCTCTTCAAACCGGGATCGACCGCCTAA
- a CDS encoding type IIA DNA topoisomerase subunit B — MSSYSGADIIVLEGLKAVRKRPGMYIGGTGKPGLHHLLWEIVDNGVDEAVNGHANCIEVTLHKDAASVTVQDNGRGIPVDPHPQKKIPALEVIMTTLHSGGKFEGDQYVTSGGLHGVGASVVNALSKELVARVKRGGTTYEQRFQRGRPVSKLVDLDKRTRLTGTSIYFAPDPDIFDSVAFDASLIRAQLEIKAYLNRGLRIIFRDENQGEEVEFVHEGGIVDYLGHLIQGDGVSPVHPEVFSIQQDTFENGVRLEVAVQWTESTRECVKSYVNGIPTNDGGTHEQGYKDAVRTAVRSWMDTHNAIPRGVEVTSEDIREGLFAVINMFMSEPQFQGQTKDKLNNPSARSLVSGTVRVALEQFLNSHPSASDAIGARVLQAARARQASRAAAKSVRSKARQRRRLMLPGKLADCSSMDPTVGELFIVEGDSAGGSAKQGRDRKTQAVLPLRGKVLNAEQATTQKLRNNTELSNVVQALGCGMGDNLEPEKLRYHKVILLMDADSDGHHIATLMLTFFYRYMRPLIDLGHIYIAEPPLYRLDAGKETYWALDEEEKSRIERRLRRKNSRIKIDVQRFKGLGEMMPQTLKETTLDPARRRILQVTIPEKTRAETTIAGLMGRDSSVRYRFIMENARKAEDLDV, encoded by the coding sequence ATGAGCTCATATTCAGGAGCAGATATTATTGTTCTGGAAGGCTTGAAGGCCGTACGCAAGCGTCCGGGTATGTACATCGGAGGTACAGGCAAGCCGGGGCTTCACCATCTGCTCTGGGAAATCGTGGATAATGGCGTAGATGAAGCAGTAAACGGGCATGCGAATTGCATTGAAGTCACGCTTCATAAGGATGCAGCGAGTGTGACGGTCCAGGATAATGGGCGTGGAATTCCAGTGGATCCCCATCCGCAGAAGAAAATCCCTGCCTTGGAAGTCATCATGACGACTCTGCATTCCGGTGGTAAATTCGAGGGAGATCAGTATGTGACTTCTGGTGGATTACACGGGGTAGGAGCCTCGGTAGTGAATGCGCTTTCCAAAGAACTGGTTGCCAGAGTCAAACGCGGGGGGACGACTTATGAGCAGCGGTTTCAGCGTGGGCGTCCGGTGAGCAAGCTAGTGGACCTGGACAAGCGTACTCGATTAACGGGGACGAGCATCTACTTTGCCCCAGATCCCGATATTTTTGACTCGGTAGCTTTTGATGCGAGTCTAATTCGGGCACAACTCGAGATCAAAGCTTATTTAAATCGTGGACTACGGATCATTTTTAGAGATGAAAACCAAGGAGAAGAGGTTGAGTTTGTGCATGAGGGGGGTATCGTCGATTATCTGGGACATCTGATCCAAGGTGACGGAGTATCTCCAGTACACCCGGAGGTTTTTTCCATCCAGCAGGATACATTCGAAAACGGTGTACGATTGGAAGTCGCGGTCCAGTGGACAGAGTCCACGCGTGAATGTGTGAAATCTTATGTCAATGGGATCCCCACAAATGACGGTGGCACACACGAACAGGGGTACAAAGATGCGGTCAGAACGGCAGTTCGTTCCTGGATGGACACGCACAACGCGATCCCTCGTGGAGTAGAGGTTACCTCCGAAGATATACGTGAGGGGCTTTTTGCAGTCATCAATATGTTCATGTCAGAGCCGCAATTCCAAGGGCAGACGAAGGATAAGCTGAATAATCCCTCGGCACGCTCACTGGTAAGTGGCACAGTCCGCGTTGCACTGGAGCAATTTCTGAATTCACATCCATCGGCCAGTGACGCCATTGGTGCTCGTGTACTCCAGGCAGCGCGAGCACGTCAGGCGAGCCGTGCCGCTGCAAAATCGGTCCGCTCCAAGGCGCGTCAGCGGAGACGGTTGATGCTACCGGGGAAATTAGCAGATTGCTCGTCCATGGATCCCACAGTGGGAGAATTGTTTATTGTGGAAGGAGATTCAGCAGGCGGTTCTGCAAAGCAGGGCCGAGATCGAAAAACACAGGCGGTACTCCCATTGCGTGGAAAGGTATTAAATGCAGAGCAGGCAACTACCCAAAAGCTGCGAAACAACACCGAGTTATCCAACGTGGTTCAGGCACTTGGATGTGGAATGGGAGACAACCTCGAACCTGAGAAATTGCGCTACCATAAGGTGATTCTTCTGATGGATGCAGATTCGGATGGGCACCACATTGCTACACTGATGCTAACATTCTTTTATCGCTATATGCGTCCGCTCATTGATCTGGGACATATCTATATCGCCGAGCCACCGCTCTACAGACTGGATGCGGGGAAGGAGACCTATTGGGCGTTGGATGAAGAAGAAAAAAGTCGGATTGAAAGGCGACTAAGACGTAAAAATTCCCGGATCAAGATTGATGTACAACGCTTCAAGGGCCTAGGTGAAATGATGCCGCAAACGTTGAAAGAAACTACTCTGGATCCGGCGCGACGCCGAATCCTACAGGTTACCATCCCCGAAAAAACCCGTGCAGAAACCACGATTGCTGGGTTAATGGGGCGGGATTCATCTGTTCGTTACCGTTTTATTATGGAGAATGCCCGGAAGGCCGAAGACTTAGATGTCTAG